One genomic segment of Trichococcus shcherbakoviae includes these proteins:
- a CDS encoding aldo/keto reductase — translation MEYVKFGNTGMDVSRICLGCMSFGDPDTWLHKWALKEEESRPIIKRALELGINFFDTANVYSLGKSEEILGRAIKDFAKRDEVVVATKVHGQMHEGPNGSGLSRKSILSEIDNSLKRLDMDYVDLYIIHRWDYNTPIEETMEALHDVVKSGKARYIGASAMYAWQFQKALHVAEKNGWTRFVSMQNHLNLLYREEEREMLPLCREEKIAVTPYSPMASGRLTRDWSETSKRMETDNVARSKYDATADKDRIIVERLAQVAADRGVSRVEIALAWLLQKEPVVAPIIGATKLEHLEKPVDAVSVKLTDAEVAFLEEPYVPHLIVGHS, via the coding sequence ATGGAGTATGTAAAATTCGGCAACACAGGGATGGATGTATCACGGATCTGTTTGGGCTGCATGAGCTTCGGGGATCCGGATACGTGGCTGCATAAATGGGCGCTGAAGGAGGAAGAAAGCAGACCAATCATCAAGCGCGCCTTAGAGTTGGGCATCAATTTCTTTGATACAGCGAACGTCTATTCATTGGGGAAAAGCGAAGAAATCCTGGGACGTGCCATCAAAGACTTTGCGAAGCGTGACGAGGTGGTCGTCGCGACGAAGGTCCACGGCCAGATGCATGAGGGCCCAAACGGTTCCGGGCTGTCCCGAAAGTCCATCCTGAGCGAAATCGACAACAGCCTGAAACGCCTGGATATGGATTATGTGGACCTCTACATCATCCACCGTTGGGACTACAACACGCCGATCGAGGAAACGATGGAAGCTCTGCACGATGTGGTGAAATCCGGGAAGGCCCGTTATATCGGAGCTTCCGCGATGTATGCCTGGCAGTTCCAAAAAGCTTTGCACGTAGCGGAAAAGAACGGCTGGACGCGTTTCGTGTCGATGCAAAACCATCTGAACCTGCTTTACCGCGAAGAGGAGCGGGAAATGCTGCCGCTTTGCCGGGAAGAAAAAATCGCCGTGACCCCTTATAGTCCAATGGCTTCAGGCCGATTGACGCGCGACTGGTCGGAGACGTCCAAGCGGATGGAAACGGACAATGTGGCGCGTTCGAAGTACGATGCCACTGCCGATAAGGACCGGATCATCGTCGAACGGTTGGCGCAAGTAGCCGCTGACCGGGGCGTTTCGCGAGTCGAAATCGCCTTGGCTTGGCTCCTGCAGAAGGAACCGGTCGTAGCTCCCATCATCGGGGCGACCAAGCTGGAGCATCTGGAAAAACCGGTGGATGCTGTGTCGGTCAAGCTGACCGATGCCGAAGTCGCGTTCTTGGAAGAGCCCTATGTTCCGCATTTGATTGTCGGGCATAGCTGA
- a CDS encoding DUF1232 domain-containing protein — translation MKVKKKISLTPFSKVKSLILSLFDSKVDGKKKWLVLGIILYIISPIDIIPDFVPMAGYADDVLLPILFLVAEKLLSDGAIEENERPIKEAKKI, via the coding sequence ATGAAAGTAAAAAAGAAAATCAGTCTGACACCGTTCAGTAAAGTCAAGTCACTTATACTCTCCCTGTTCGATTCCAAAGTCGACGGCAAGAAAAAATGGCTGGTGTTGGGGATCATTCTTTACATCATCAGTCCGATCGACATTATCCCGGATTTTGTGCCGATGGCTGGTTACGCGGACGATGTGCTGTTGCCGATCCTGTTTTTGGTCGCTGAAAAATTATTGAGCGACGGAGCGATTGAAGAGAACGAACGTCCAATCAAAGAAGCAAAAAAAATATAA
- a CDS encoding MBL fold metallo-hydrolase, translating to MATHKQAVPPPTVFFGEEAFQPIDHTEVRWLGSGGMFVNTRGTCIMMDPMLKDFDMPLLIDMPIAPEEVPHLDAVLITHCDNDHYSVPSLHAMEHVSKAFHGPHYVAELMQAEGFPANGHDIGDSFEVGPAKITLTPADHAWQNEKAKYNYRVFRLEDYCGFWIETPDGIIWAPGDSRLMKEHLEMPQPDAILFDFSDNEWHIGLEGAIQMANTYPEAHLILCHWGTVDAPDLNVFNADPQSLYERVVNPERIHAYAPGQPFSLKKS from the coding sequence ATGGCAACACACAAACAAGCCGTTCCACCACCTACCGTATTCTTTGGAGAAGAAGCCTTTCAACCGATCGACCACACGGAAGTCCGCTGGCTGGGCAGCGGCGGGATGTTCGTGAACACCCGCGGCACCTGCATCATGATGGATCCGATGCTGAAGGACTTTGATATGCCGCTTCTGATCGACATGCCGATTGCGCCTGAGGAAGTACCACATCTGGATGCTGTGCTGATTACGCACTGCGACAATGACCATTACAGTGTGCCGTCGCTGCACGCGATGGAGCATGTCTCCAAGGCATTCCACGGGCCGCATTATGTGGCCGAACTGATGCAGGCGGAAGGGTTTCCGGCAAACGGGCATGACATCGGCGACAGCTTCGAAGTCGGTCCGGCCAAAATAACGCTGACGCCAGCGGACCATGCCTGGCAGAATGAAAAAGCCAAATACAACTACCGGGTATTCCGGTTGGAGGATTACTGCGGCTTTTGGATCGAGACACCGGATGGGATCATCTGGGCACCGGGAGATTCCCGGTTGATGAAGGAGCACCTGGAAATGCCGCAGCCGGATGCGATCCTCTTTGACTTTTCCGACAACGAGTGGCATATCGGATTGGAAGGGGCCATCCAAATGGCGAACACCTATCCAGAAGCGCATCTGATTCTTTGCCATTGGGGAACGGTTGATGCGCCGGATCTGAATGTGTTCAACGCTGATCCGCAATCCTTGTACGAGCGGGTGGTTAATCCGGAAAGGATACATGCTTATGCTCCAGGGCAGCCATTCAGTCTGAAAAAATCCTAA
- a CDS encoding MerR family DNA-binding transcriptional regulator: protein MSYSIGEFSKMIGLPVSTLRYYENEGLLKPDRDENNLRV from the coding sequence TATTCAATCGGAGAGTTTTCGAAAATGATCGGTCTACCTGTGTCGACGCTGCGCTACTATGAAAATGAAGGGCTGTTGAAACCGGATCGCGATGAGAATAACCTGCGCGTCTAA
- a CDS encoding histidine phosphatase family protein, with the protein MKRLYLVRHGETLFNIQGKIQGWSDSPLTQRGIKQAQAVRDYFESERISFDHAYSSTSERASDTLELITGMPYARLKGLKEVNYGFFEGEREMLKPKEPQEIVSFFVPFGGENTNDVAERVAKTLTEVMELEDHTNVLAVSHSGACYNFLKLWQDPAEELAKGFPNGSIFVYGYKEKVFQLEEVVRPGL; encoded by the coding sequence ATGAAACGATTATATTTGGTCCGTCACGGTGAAACCTTGTTCAATATCCAAGGAAAGATTCAGGGCTGGAGCGACTCGCCTTTGACGCAACGGGGCATCAAACAGGCTCAGGCCGTGCGGGATTATTTCGAATCGGAACGCATCAGCTTCGATCATGCCTACAGTTCCACATCGGAAAGGGCGAGCGATACGCTGGAACTGATCACCGGCATGCCCTATGCACGTCTGAAAGGCTTGAAAGAGGTCAATTACGGCTTCTTTGAAGGGGAGCGGGAGATGCTCAAACCGAAGGAGCCGCAGGAAATCGTGTCTTTCTTTGTGCCGTTCGGCGGGGAAAATACGAATGATGTAGCGGAACGGGTGGCGAAGACGTTGACGGAAGTGATGGAGCTGGAAGATCATACGAACGTTTTGGCGGTTTCGCACAGTGGGGCCTGCTACAACTTTTTGAAGCTTTGGCAAGACCCGGCGGAGGAGTTGGCGAAAGGTTTCCCGAACGGGAGCATCTTCGTTTACGGATACAAAGAGAAGGTATTCCAATTGGAGGAAGTCGTCAGGCCGGGTTTATAG
- a CDS encoding MalY/PatB family protein codes for MPFDFDRIIDRRNTNSYKWDVKADELPMWVADMDFGTAPAVVDAIEKRLRQGAFGYNTVPDSFRESIIRWWQRRHRFAMEKEWILYCTGVVPAISSIVRKMTGIGDDIVVLAPVYNIFYNSILNNGRKVLASELRYEDESYAIDYADLEEKLSRETTSLFIFCNPHNPVGKVWDRPTLERIAELCIKHDVLVVSDEIHCDLTHIGHAYIPLASISEEIADRTITCIAPTKAFNIAGLQTAAIVIPNPEIRKQVDRGINTDEVAEPNTFAIQAAEAAFDEGEEWLEELWEYLEQNRQFLIASLKELVPEIQVVEAEATYLAWIDCAAITEDTKQLCAYIRANTGLYLSEGNIFGGNGSRFVRWNYACPKALLEDGIKRFAEGIASYKMEYPL; via the coding sequence ATGCCATTTGACTTTGATCGGATCATCGACAGACGGAACACCAACTCTTATAAGTGGGATGTCAAAGCGGATGAGTTGCCGATGTGGGTGGCGGACATGGACTTCGGAACGGCGCCTGCTGTTGTTGACGCCATCGAAAAGCGTCTGCGGCAAGGCGCTTTCGGCTATAATACCGTCCCTGACAGTTTCCGGGAGAGCATCATCCGTTGGTGGCAGAGGCGGCACCGGTTCGCGATGGAAAAAGAATGGATTCTCTATTGCACAGGCGTCGTTCCTGCCATCTCCTCAATCGTCAGGAAAATGACGGGAATAGGTGATGACATCGTTGTCCTTGCGCCTGTCTACAACATCTTTTACAATTCCATCCTGAACAACGGTCGGAAAGTATTGGCAAGCGAATTGCGCTATGAAGACGAAAGCTATGCCATCGATTATGCGGATCTGGAGGAAAAACTGTCCCGCGAAACGACTTCGCTGTTCATTTTCTGCAACCCGCATAATCCGGTCGGCAAAGTCTGGGATCGGCCGACGTTGGAACGGATCGCCGAACTGTGCATCAAGCATGATGTGCTGGTCGTGAGCGACGAAATCCATTGCGACCTGACGCACATCGGCCACGCGTATATCCCTCTTGCCTCCATTTCCGAGGAAATTGCTGACCGGACAATCACTTGCATCGCGCCGACAAAAGCTTTCAACATCGCCGGACTGCAGACAGCGGCGATCGTCATCCCGAATCCTGAAATCAGAAAACAAGTGGACAGAGGGATCAACACGGATGAAGTGGCGGAACCGAATACTTTCGCGATCCAAGCGGCTGAAGCGGCTTTCGACGAAGGGGAAGAATGGCTGGAGGAGCTGTGGGAATACTTGGAGCAGAACAGGCAATTTTTGATCGCTTCTTTGAAGGAACTTGTTCCTGAAATCCAGGTGGTCGAGGCTGAAGCTACTTATCTGGCCTGGATCGATTGCGCGGCGATTACAGAAGATACGAAACAACTGTGCGCCTACATCCGAGCGAATACCGGACTGTACCTGTCCGAGGGAAATATCTTCGGCGGCAACGGTTCGCGTTTTGTCCGCTGGAATTATGCCTGCCCGAAGGCACTCCTGGAGGACGGCATCAAACGTTTCGCCGAAGGAATCGCGTCGTACAAAATGGAATATCCGCTATAA
- a CDS encoding LysR family transcriptional regulator produces the protein MELRVMHYFLTIVYEENITSAAEKLHITQPTLSRQMMQLEEELGVQLFRRGKRKIALTSEGLLLKRRAEEIIDLTNQTEKELKQQKPLMNGEIAIGAGETQFMRMLAEHIKRFSLDYPQVTYKFHSADANEIKDRANKGLLDICLLTEPVDVEKFDFLRIPQKERWGVLMRKDSPLAQKTEINPDDLLPYPILVAGRSIVRNELANWFGDAYDRMNIIGSYNLIYNAAIMVEADLGYALCLEKLIPESEDSPLCFKLLDPVLETGVVIAWKKYQTFPPVVAKFIEELKHALQA, from the coding sequence ATGGAATTAAGGGTCATGCATTATTTTTTGACGATTGTTTATGAGGAAAACATCACCAGCGCAGCCGAAAAACTGCACATCACGCAACCGACATTGTCCAGGCAAATGATGCAGTTGGAGGAAGAACTGGGCGTCCAGTTGTTCAGACGCGGAAAAAGGAAAATCGCTTTGACGAGCGAGGGGTTGCTCCTGAAGCGAAGGGCGGAAGAAATTATTGATTTGACCAATCAGACCGAGAAAGAGCTGAAGCAGCAGAAGCCGCTCATGAACGGCGAAATTGCGATCGGCGCTGGCGAAACGCAATTCATGCGGATGTTGGCTGAACATATCAAGCGATTCAGTCTGGATTATCCGCAGGTCACCTACAAGTTTCATAGTGCGGATGCCAACGAAATCAAGGACCGGGCCAATAAAGGACTGCTTGATATCTGTTTGTTGACGGAACCGGTGGACGTCGAAAAGTTCGATTTCCTCCGGATTCCGCAAAAAGAAAGATGGGGCGTCCTTATGAGAAAAGACAGTCCCTTGGCGCAAAAAACGGAAATCAATCCGGATGACCTCCTGCCTTATCCGATTTTGGTAGCGGGCAGGTCGATTGTCCGCAATGAGTTGGCGAACTGGTTCGGTGATGCGTACGATCGAATGAACATCATCGGCAGCTACAATCTGATCTACAATGCAGCCATCATGGTGGAGGCAGATCTGGGATATGCGCTTTGTCTTGAAAAGCTTATTCCGGAAAGCGAGGACAGTCCGCTCTGCTTTAAACTGCTGGATCCAGTTTTGGAAACGGGCGTTGTGATTGCTTGGAAAAAATACCAGACTTTCCCCCCTGTCGTCGCGAAGTTCATCGAAGAATTGAAACATGCTTTGCAGGCATGA
- the nfsA gene encoding oxygen-insensitive NADPH nitroreductase codes for MNEMIERILAHRTVRDFEERPLNPEQIETIVRSAQAASTSSFVQAYSIIGVTDPDKKRELAKIARNQHFVAENGHFFVFCADLHRHDVIGKMEGKDVAASLESTEKFMVSVVDASLAAQNAALAAEAMGLGICYVGGLRNDLEKVSELLKIPDKVIPLFGIAVGYPSSVNDQKPRLPFEHVYHENEYQQNNAVYKAQLKQYNEEIQEYYRARTEGERCDTWTGQMAEMLSHPQRMYMHDFVEKQGMNKH; via the coding sequence ATGAATGAAATGATCGAGCGCATCCTGGCGCACCGCACGGTAAGGGATTTTGAAGAACGACCTTTGAACCCGGAACAGATAGAAACGATTGTCCGCAGCGCCCAAGCGGCTTCGACTTCGAGTTTTGTGCAGGCCTATTCCATCATCGGAGTCACGGATCCTGACAAAAAACGTGAATTGGCGAAAATCGCGCGTAACCAGCATTTCGTTGCCGAGAACGGCCATTTCTTCGTATTTTGCGCCGACTTGCATCGCCACGATGTGATCGGAAAGATGGAAGGGAAGGATGTTGCAGCCTCGCTTGAGAGCACCGAGAAATTCATGGTAAGCGTGGTTGATGCATCCCTGGCTGCCCAGAATGCTGCTTTGGCGGCTGAAGCGATGGGGCTCGGGATCTGTTACGTAGGGGGATTACGGAATGACCTCGAAAAAGTCAGCGAACTCCTGAAGATTCCCGATAAAGTGATTCCGCTCTTCGGAATAGCGGTTGGTTATCCATCCAGCGTCAACGACCAGAAGCCGCGCCTGCCTTTCGAACATGTTTATCATGAAAATGAGTATCAACAAAACAATGCAGTCTACAAAGCCCAACTGAAGCAGTACAACGAAGAGATCCAAGAGTACTATCGGGCGCGGACCGAAGGCGAACGCTGCGACACTTGGACCGGCCAGATGGCAGAGATGCTCTCTCATCCGCAACGCATGTACATGCATGATTTCGTCGAAAAGCAAGGGATGAACAAGCACTGA
- a CDS encoding DUF3737 family protein: protein MEHLNQQLFTGERALFKGKDLQISHSVFADGESPLKESSNIGLDNTIFRWKYPLWYARNIQANNITLVETARSGIWYTQGITITNSMIQAPKIFRRAADIKLERVEMPNAQETLWNCNDITLKQVNAVGDYFAMNSENIRIEHFTLSGNYAFDGAKNIEISHAKLLSKDAFWNCENVVVRDSTIIGEYLGWNSKNITFIDCIIESNQGMCYMENVKMENCLLINTDLAFEYSTVDVQANGRIDSVKNPISGTITAPAIGELILDDPEIAAENTKYQLAEEPEYAI, encoded by the coding sequence ATGGAACATCTTAATCAACAGCTATTCACCGGGGAAAGGGCTCTATTCAAAGGAAAAGACCTGCAGATCAGCCATTCTGTCTTTGCGGACGGGGAGTCCCCTTTGAAGGAAAGCAGCAACATCGGACTCGACAACACAATCTTCCGCTGGAAATATCCATTGTGGTATGCGCGGAACATCCAGGCAAACAACATCACTTTAGTGGAAACTGCGCGTTCCGGGATTTGGTATACGCAGGGCATCACCATCACCAACAGCATGATCCAAGCGCCCAAGATATTCAGACGAGCTGCCGATATCAAGTTGGAACGAGTGGAAATGCCAAATGCCCAAGAAACGTTATGGAACTGCAATGATATTACCTTGAAACAAGTAAACGCTGTGGGCGATTATTTTGCGATGAACAGCGAAAATATCCGTATTGAGCATTTTACGCTATCGGGGAATTATGCCTTTGACGGTGCCAAAAATATCGAGATTTCGCATGCCAAGTTGCTTTCAAAAGATGCTTTCTGGAATTGCGAGAATGTGGTCGTCAGGGATTCGACGATCATCGGTGAATATTTGGGATGGAATTCAAAGAACATCACCTTCATCGACTGCATCATCGAGAGCAACCAGGGCATGTGCTACATGGAAAACGTGAAGATGGAGAATTGCCTGCTCATCAACACGGATCTGGCGTTCGAATATTCGACGGTCGACGTTCAAGCGAACGGCCGCATCGACAGTGTCAAGAATCCGATCAGCGGCACGATAACCGCTCCAGCAATCGGCGAACTGATTCTGGATGATCCGGAAATCGCCGCCGAAAACACCAAATACCAGCTTGCGGAGGAACCGGAATATGCCATTTGA